The window TATAACTATGCAGTGGTCTGCGTGCAGGCTAAGCGGGCCTATGCTTACAGTCTCAACTCCCATTGATTCCAGGAGGCGCTCCTCATCCTCTGTCATGCCTGTGTGGTCCCCGAGTATGAATGCGCCATCTGAAACTGATTCGCTGAGAGGAGCACCATCCTCTTTTAGGTAGTACAGCCTCTGACCCTCTTCCATCAGGGACTCGAGCAGTGATCTGAGATCCCCCTTCCTGATGAAAATGCCGGGCGTGGACTCCCTCCACGAGGGACCAACATCGATGGAGAGTGCCCGCTTTATCAGGGCAGCCGTGCTCCTCTCGTCCGGGTTCAGGTGGCGAAGCCTGTCCCCATCAAAGCGGAGTATCTTTGGCTCAGGTCCGCCCATGAGGAGGAGGTGGCACCGGACATCTCTTCTTATTCCGTGAGACAGCATGAATGCCGAGTTGATGCATCTGCAAAGCACATCGATTCTCCCTGAGGTTCCGGGGAGATCCTCCAGGGAGAAGTCCGGCGTGGTCTTCGCGATGTGACCCACAATCACAAAGTCGCGCATGATTGTACCCTCGCATCCATGGTATTCAAACTATGCAGGAGCTCCGCAGGGTTCAGCATGTGCAACTCATCAGGTTCTCTCATATCGAAGGCCCTTCAGAAACACCGGATGCTCACAGTGTGTGTATGCATCAGAACAATAGTGATCATCGCAAGCAATAAATCGATCTCATGAGAGAATCGCAGATATGAGGCAGCTCCAGCCCGCTGCAGTTCTTGTGGTCGTAATTCTGATGGGCTGTGTCACATCCGCGCCGGATGAGTTCCGAGGGACAGTCATCAAGGTGGTTGACGGCGATACTTTCGATGTTGATGGCCTTGGCAGGGTGCGGCTTGCAGACGTCGACTGCCCTGAGATGGATACAGAGGCTGGAAGAGCTGCCGCGAACTACACGATCTCCTGGCTCTTCGGGCGCACCGTCTGGCTGGACATAGACGACCTGAGAGGGAGAGATGATTACGGGAGATGGATCTGCGTTGTTTATCTCGATGATAATGGCTCGCCGAATCAGGAGATGAACTTCAACCGGATGATCGTTGACAGCGGCCACGCTGTTGTTAGGGACTTCAAGGACAACGAGTTCAACCCAGCCGAGTGGTGGAACCTCAGCTCTATCCAGCCGGTCGGTGGATGCGCGTACGTCGGCTCGGTGAAATCCAGCAAGTACCATTACCCTGACTGCGAGTGGGCGCGGAAGATCTCCCCGAGTAACCTCATATGCTTCTCCAGCCCATCCGAGGCGCGCTCGAAGGGATACACACCCTGCCGCGTCTGCAAACCTCCTTGATACCGGAGCGTGGGCATCGCGCAGGGTTTTAGCTTCACAACGTATGCGGCACGATTTTAGTTTTAATAATAACATTTATTGTTATTATTAACCAAAAGATTCATATCAAAGCATCTGCAACAGTTACAGAGGGGGTGAGAAGACATGGACGGCGCGACAAAACCCAAGAGAGTTGTCGTCTCCGATGACGCTGTGCCTTTTGTTGCAAGAGGCGGGCGTGTGTTCTCGAAGCTCGTGCTCAGGGCAGATCCTGACGTGAGCCCGGGAGATGAGGTGCTGGTGCTCGACAGGAACGACAGAGTGATAACTGTGGCAAAAGCATATTAGCATACATCATTCAGAACAGCGGCGCCGATGGCGTCCTGGCTGTTCTGATTTCCTTTTGGCTGTGGATCTCGTTGAACATACTGTCGCAGTGAGTTGAACTGGCTGATGATCCATGGGCCGCATGCCTCTGAACCAGGCTCATCCAGTGATTCGGCGGACCGATCTTGGAGAAGGAGACGGAGTCTATTGCAATTGATCGAAGTTACCAGAGTTTGCTATCTGACGATTCGACCGGATGAGCCCTGAACTATGCACGCCATCAATTCAGGCTGTGCACGTCGGAATCTATGCACGCAAAAAATATTGCCCTGGATCAGGGCTTGCTGTCGATGATGCTGCCTGAGCCGTCCCTGAGCGTGGCTTTGTCACCATCGTTGTTCCAGACTGGGACGCTCCTCCCCCAGTAGAGATCCTCCTGGGTATCATTGCCAGCGCCTGTGTGAACCTTCACCCTGGCGCCAGATCGGAGCATGAATCCATCGGGAAACACATATGTGTGCTCCTGCTCATCGGATATGCTCCATCCGGTGAGATCCACATCGATTCTCCCGATGTTCTCGATCTCCACCCACTCATCATTGAGGTTCGCCCTCTCCGGGCTCGGCGCCACGAAGCTGACGTTTGATATCCTTATGGGGGCTTTCTCAGAGCTCGATACATTTCCATCCCCGTATGCAGGGGATGCCATGAGGACCAGCAGGATGGCCAGTCCCAAGCACGTTTTTGTGATCCACACCATACTTCCCCACCTCTCCTTGAGAGGTTACTACTACGATTAGCTGCATAGATTTAAACTTTTCCAAGTAATTTTTGATTTTTGAGATTATAATCATGTTTATACCATCTTATTGAGAATATTTTTGATATAATCTTCACAATAATTAGAAGAATTTAATTGAAATGTTTCATTCAGCAGAGGAGCGCAACAGAGAAATCCCATGATGGAACCAGATCTGATGAGGTGTCTTTATGGATTATGCTGAGATGTCAGATACTCTGAAGAGCACGCTCGGCCTCGATAGCGAGCCTGTCGGTGTGGTTCTATTCAAGAGCGAGGAGGACATACCAAAGGATCTGAAGGAGATTGATAAACCCATGCCCTACTGCGGGATGGTCCAGCGCGCCCGAAGGGGAGAGGTGCTCTTCGCCCGCCTGGATAAGCACGATTGCAAGGGAGGTGCTTCCGGAATAGGGCTGGTGGAGTGTCCCGAGAACATATCTTCAGGAAAGCTCTACTTTTCAAAGCTCAACAAGAGCGCCACACAGACCGTGGGCCAGCGGATCGCCTCGAGCATGCCCAGGCTGCCAGCAGGCAGCACAGTTGCGACTCTCGTCGCGCCTCTATCAAAACTTAAGACGGATCCTGACGTGGTCATCCTCGTCGGAAATGCACTGCAGGCCCGCCGCATAGTTCAGGCTGTCATGTACAGGCGCGGTGGGCGCATGAACCTGGACACAGCCGGCATACAGTCCTTCTGCGTCGATGCCACAGCATCTCCGATCCTCAAAGGCGATGTCAATGTCTCGCTCGGATGTGATGGATCCGCGAAAAAGACCGGGCTTGCGGATAACGATGTCGTCGTCGGCATACCCTTCGAGATGCTGGAGGACATATGCAGGGTTCTGAAGGAGAGGCACGAGGGCTGGGACAGGTTCATGCGCTCCTGACCACCCTCCATTTTATGAGAAGGCCATCATCGATACGCTCTGAGGATTCAAGCTCAAGCTTCTGAAAGTTCTCTGCGAAACCAATGCCGTCCACAAGCGTCGGTGCATCGCGACCTCCTATCACCATCGGCCCCAAGAAGACGCATATCTCGTCGACGAGGTCCTGCTCTATGAGCGACCAGTTAAGAGTACCCCCGCCCTCGACCATCAGCCTCCTAACCCCCCTCTCGTACAGCATATCCATGAGCCTCCTGAGATCGACGCTATCCTCCCCGCAGACCGCGATCTCGCATCTCTTCGAGAGCCCTTTAATCCTCTCAGGAGGAGCGGAGCTCGATACGGCGATGATGCATCCCGGGCCCAGAACTGCAGCATCTGGCGGAGTTCTCGCTCTGCTGTCAGCCACGATCCTTAAAGGGTTCTCAGGCATGCCTCTTTCCAGCCTCCAGGCTCGCAGCGCCTCAGACTTCACCCGGAGCTTCGGGTTGTCCGCGATGACAGTTCCCACTCCAACCATCACCGCGTCGCTCTCCGCCCGGAGCCTGTCCACCCTCAGAAGGTCATCAGACCCCGATATGCGCACCTGTCTTCTCAGAAAAGAGCTTATCTTCCCGTCGGCGCTCATTGCGCTGTTGATGAAAACATAGGGTCTCATCATGCACATGATCGACGAGGATGTTAATAAGCTGAAGGCTACCAGCGCATGCGGTACCTCCGGCCTGAAGCGCTCTACCTCCGCGTCAGGATATGCTGCAGGCCTGCCGGATGAGCTGATGCTCTCGGGAACCGTGATCGCAGGCGAGGAGATGCTCGCCCTGGATGGGTATGTCGTTATAGAGAAAGGTATAATAAAAGAGATCGGCGAGGGCAAGGAGAGGGGAGATTTCGAGGGCATCATATGCCCTGCTTTTGTCAATGCTCACACGCATGTGGCGGACTCCATCGCGAAGGATCCGCCGTTCATGAGCCTTGCGGATCTTGTTGGCCCCGGGGGCCTGAAGCACAGGATCCTTGAGAGCGCGAGCGATGATCGCCTAGTAGAATCGATGCGTTTCTCCGCTGAGGAGATGATCAATACTGGAACATGCGCCTTCGGCGATTTCAGGGAGGGCGGCCCTCACGGGGTGGAGCTCCTCCTCAGAGCTCTTGAGGGGCTGTCCATTCAGAGCAGAATCTTCGGCAGGCCTCTGAAGGATCCAGGGGACGTGCATCCAGCATGCTGGGGCGTGGGGCTGAGCAGCACCAGGGATTACGATAGGGGCTTTGTGGATGAGGTGGTGAGGATTGCAAGAAAAAAGGGAATGCGCATCGCGATACACGCGGGAGAGGCTGGCAGGGATGATATAGAGGGCGCGCTCGCGCTCGAGCCTGACATTATGATACATTTATCAAGAGCGGAGCGCTCCGATCTCAGGGATGTTGCGGAATCCGGCGCCTCCGTGGTGGTGTGCCCCAGATCGAATCTCTTCACGCGCTCCGGCCTTCCTGATATCGCAGAGATGCTCTCCCTGGGGATCAATGTCTGCGTGGGCACGGACAACCTGATGATCAGTTCGACCTGCATCTTCAGGGAGATGGAGCTCCTATCAAAAGCGCTTGTCAGAGACGACAGACAGGTTTTTATGATGTGCACGATAAATGGAGCAAGAGCGCTGGGAATGGACGAGAGGCTCGGCTCAATCGATCCCTGCAAGGAGGCACGGCTGATCGTGTTCGACAGGAACTCCCGTAACCTGAGGGGTTCGCTGAACCCGCTGGCGAGCATCGTGAGAAGGGCCGAGCCCTCGGACATAATGCTTAGGATATGAAAGCATGATCGAGAAGATTATGATAGCAACGGATGGCTCTGAGACGAGCGAGAGGGCCGCGAGGTTTGGCGTCGAGCTCGCGCGGAATCTAGGGGCCAGGGTGATAGCGGTCTATGTCGCAGACACAGGCAGGCTGAGCCATCTCCCTGACGAGATGATACTGGTTGGCATAAGGGATATGCTCCTCAAGGAGGGCGAGGATGCGACATCATACGTGGAGTCGATCGCATCGAATGCGGGAGTGCAGTGCGAGAAGAGGGTTGTGGAGGGGAAGCCGACTGATGAGATCCTGAAGCTGTCCAGGGATCTCAACGTGGATCTGCTCGTCATGGGAAGCGTTGGAAGGAGCGGTCTCGACAGGTTCCTTCTTGGAAGCGTAGCAGAGAAGGTTGTCCAGCACTCCAGGGTTCCGGTTTTAACTGTGCCCGGCGAGAGAAAGGAGGGTTAACCTTTGGAGATCCTGGTCAGAGATGCAATGGTCAGGGATGTCGCTTACGTCAGCCTGCCAGGCACCAGGGATAAGGTGCTGAGGGTCCTGAACGAGCGGCATGTCTCTGGCGTTCCTGTCGTCAAGAACTGCACCGTTGTCGGCATGGTCACCAGGACAGATCTCCTCCGGAACCCGGAGGAGGACCAGATCGCCATGCTCATGACCAGGAACCCGTATGTTGTGCGTCCTGAAGATCGTCTGGTCGATGCAGCGAAGCTCTTCGTCGAGAAGCATGTGAGACGTCTGCCTGTGGTCGAGGACGGAAGGCTCGTGGGGATCATCAGCGTGGCAGATATCGTTAGGGTGATCGCGACTCTCAGCATAGATGAGACCATAGATAGATACTTCGAGAGGAATGTCGTCGCCGTTTGGTCAGAGATGCCGCTGCCGGTGGTGGGCGCGATCATGGAGTATGCCGGAGTCCAGGCATGCCCTGTGATCGATACAGATCTACAGCTTGTCGGCATCGTCACGGACAGGGATCTCATAGCAAAGAGCGTCGTCGAGGAGTCCCTGGAGAGGGCTGATGCAGACACCGCGCCTGAGATGGATGAGTGGAGCTGGGAGAGCCAGAAGGAGGCCATCTCCAGGTACTACCAGGTATCAAAGATCAAACTGAAGAATGTGAAGGTAAGGGAGGCCATGGTTCAACCCATAATCGCGCTGAGATCCAGCCGGGTCAGCGAGTGCGCAAGGATAATGTCACAGAAGAGGATAGACCAGATGCCGGTCGTCAATGCTCACAGAAAGCTGATAGGCATGCTGAACGACCACAACCTGCTGGTTCCCTTCATCTCAGCATATGGGAAGTAACATGGATGGCATTGGGGTTGTGTAGGAAGCGAAGATGCTCAATGTTGTGGAGGACCTGCATTAACCGGCCAAACGAAATCGCCCAGAACTGGTCACTCATCAGATACTCTGCTAAGAATGCGATTTACCTCAACGCATTGAGTATGATCTAGGAAGCGCTTGCTCCCTTTGAGATTGCCTGCTATGCCATCCCCAGCTCTGAGAGCCTCTCCGGAAGATACCTTTTTGTCACAAAGTCCAGGCCCTTGCCAGCGAATGCCTGCTGCTCTGCCTTCTTCTTCAGGTCTATCTGGAGCTGTATCTGCCTCTGCCAGTAATCGCTGCCGAACCTCGGATCCGTGAGCTCTGCCCTCAGTGCATGGAGATCCCTGTCTGTGAGCCTGTCTGTGGAGAGGTTGTACTCAACGATATCTGTGGGCTGCACACCCAGGAACTTCGCATCCGGTGTGGCGAGGTGCTCCGAGAGATGCGCGCTCTTTATCGCGCCATACGCGACGCTCGCGTATATCCTGTAGCTCCATGGATCACCATCTGTGAAGACAGCCACGGGCAGTTTGAGCTCGGTGTTTAGCCTCTTTATGAAGCGCCTGGTGGACCGCGCAGGCTGGCCTTTCAGGTGGACCAGAATTGCATCGAACTCCTCATCGAATCCGTTCTCGATCAGCCTGGCGTACATTCCGCCGGTCTCAACCGCTATGACCATCCTGGCATCATGCTCCAGGAACTCGACAAAGTCGACATTGAACGGTATCTGGTAGCCGGCCTCGCCGATATCCTCCTGGCAGTGGATCTCGCGCTCGCCGCGGCGCGTCCGCTCCCTGATCCGGAGGGGGCCGAATACAGCGGCACCATCCTCCTCAGGCCTGACATGAAAGTCCTCACGCTGCAGGCCTGTGATTATCTCCAGATCCTCTATGAGCCGATCGCTCTCGGCCTGCTCTGCGAACTTGGCGAGATCCCAGTTCTCGGAGATGTAGTATATCTCTCTGAGCGTCGACGCCCTGTTTCCTCTGAGATGTTCTTTTACAAGGAGATCTATCAGATGCACGGTCTTTAGCAGCGTCCTCGCGCCGCGTATCGTCTTTACGCTCCTCACGCTCTCCTGATCGCCGTACACCCACACATCATCTTCCGTGCTGTACTCGATGTTCTTCTTGGTCCTCGTCGGAAGGACTAGATGAGGTACAGTACCCTCTCTGAACTGATCGTAGAGGGATCTCGCTATACCGAGAAGCCTGCTCTCCGGATCATGCATCTGAAAGCACCCTCGCCCCTGTCACAATCTCAGGCTCCAGCCCCTCGACAACAGCCTCCGGCATTTTCTGCAGATGGTTCTTTACTGTGTATCTCAGAACCACCTTCTCGCCAGATCTGATCGCTATCTTCCACTGGTAGTCGTAGCGGTCTCCCATATCGACCCTTCTCGCGGGTGGATCGAGATCCTCTGCCTCCACGGAGATTATCTCGTGCAGCTTGAAGCTCCTCTGGGAGGATGTGTTGTTCTCTATCTCTATACGCACCTTCAAACGCCCATTCTCCTGCTCGATATCCCTTCTGACAAGAACGTTGCCCATGATCCTGGCCACAACCCTGCTTATGTCAGGTCTCTCGAGCCCGAGCATATCCGCAAGCTTCTCTGCCATCCTCGGGAGTATCCTGCCTATGATCTCCTCCTTCTCCCTCCGCTCTGATAGAGTCTCCTGGAGTGCAAGGAACCTCCTGAGCTTTCTTCCGATCTCCTTCATCGCGAGATCTATCTCAGCAAGTATCTCAGGTATGTCTGCTATGGCATCCTTCGACTCGGATGTGAAGGGTATGTTGGTGGATGCCACATGCACCAGGATCACAGCAGGCCCGAACGGCAGTCCCCCACCAGGCTGGTCCAGGCCGTAGCTCTTCCAGGAGACGCCCTCTATCGCATGGGTGATGGCGCAGGCGCCCTGCTGGTATATCAGAGGCACGCGGTTCGCAAACCGCAGGATCTCCACCCTGCCGTTCCGATCGAGATCCCCCCCGAATCCGATACCTGCTTCGACCACAAAGGGGTTCCCGGAGTGGACAGCGACGGGTCTTGACACTGTCGCGATGAAATCCACGCTGTACTCCTTCGCCAGGCCGGATCTTATCAGGTCCTCCCCTATCGGCGAGAGACAGTCTACCGGCGGGGACTTTATCTTTATGCGCCTGAGCGCCTCAAAGAGCCGCCTGGACTGATCGTAGTCGAGGCTTCTCGGATCCATCGATGGATCCAGACCTGAATTCTGAAGGATCTCCTGAGCAGCGATGTTGCCGATGGATGAGAACGATTCCTTCAGGAAGCTGGAGAGCTTTCTCCTCTCAGTGTATCTCAGCATCTTCGTGAGCTCTCCCAGCTCTATCCCCGACGGGTGGGGTTTTATCTCATACGCTCTTTTTGGAAGAAGCTCTGTAGCCCTCTCGAACCTTTCTGTGGATCCATCAGGCTCCACGAAGGTTATCCGTGCATGCGGGTTCACTATCGCGACGCTCTTCAGGTAGCTGTAAACCGACTGTCTCCTGCCACGTACATACGATCCCTCGATATCGAGCTCCACCCGCGTGCCTCTGGGCCGCTCCCAGTCGATATCCCCCTCTCTGATGATCTCCGGCTCGTTCTTCGCTGTGTTTATCATCACCTCCACGTATCTCGCTGGTCTCTCAGGCGATGTCCTGGATGTGATCCTCGTCGGCTTCCCTGTGGTCAGCTGTGAGTAGAGGACAGCCGCAGATATGCCTATGCCCTGCTGCCCCCTGCTCTGCCGGAGAACATGAAACCTGGAGCCGTAAAGCAGCTTTGCGAAGACCCTGGGGATCTCAGATGGCACAATGCCGGGACCGTTGTCCTCGACTATTACACGGTAAAGCTCGCCGGCGCGCTTGATCTGCACAAAAATGTCAGGAAGTATGCCGGCATCCTCACATGCGTCAAGGGAGTTGTCGACAGCCTCCTTGACGCATGTGATGAGGGCACGCGGGGCTGAGTCGAATCCAAGAATCTGGCGGTTCTTCTCAAAGAACTCCGCAACAGATATCGATCTCTGCTGCTTTGCCAGCTCCTCGGCTGTGTCCATTAAAGCTCTGCCCCGACCACCGTCTGTGTTGCTGTTACGTTCTCAATCTCACGAATCGTATCGACCAGGCGGTTCAGCATGCTCAGACCATCGACCTCTATGATCACAACGAAGTCGAACTCTCCGAATACGTGATAGACGTTCTTTATGCCATCTATCTGTCTAAGCGCATTGTAAACCGGCTTCTCCTGTCCAGGCACTACCTTGACCATTGTTACTCCAATCACCATTGCCTCTCACCATAATCAAACGCTACCGCATATTATATTAACTTTACATCCACAGGAGCTACGCATCACAGAATGGAGCGCTGTGTTTTCTGTAAGCTGCACAGCTCAGGCACACAGGAGTCGGGCCCTCTCTTCGGGCATGTAACCATATCATAAGTTGTGTACGCAGATCATTGAACCCAATAGCATGCGGCCCTCGCAGGTTTGTGATCTGTTGTGCCAGTAAATGCCGATTCCTGAAATTCCGTTCGGTGATTCAAGTACACGACCGCATCATGAAATCAACATCAATCAACCTGTACAGACTCATGAAATATCTTTCCCTGGCTATCGATTCTGGCAAATCATCCAGCGAATCAGGCCCACAGCATGGCACTCCACAGAATTCTGACCGCGCAGTGCTCCGCGGCATGCCAGCGTGAGGCAAGCATCAAATATATAGATCAGAAGGGTAACGATCAGATTTAGAGGGCAGATATTGAGTATGGAAGAACCGAACGAGTTGCTTGGCAGCATTCAGTTCGAGGATACGAGCAGCATCGCCGTCCCCGAGAGCCTCATAGACCAGGTCATAGGCCAGGAGGAGGCGGTGGAGGTCATCAAGAAGGCGGCACACCAGCGTCGCCATGTGATGCTCATCGGCTCGCCAGGCACAGGCAAGTCGATGCTGGGAAAGGCCATGAGCGAGCTGCTCCCTGTCGAGGAGCTGCAGGACATCCTGGTCTATCACAACCCAGAGGACAACAACAACCCGCGCATCAGGGTCGTGCCCGCAGGTCGTGGCAGGCAGATCGTGGATGCCCACAAGATGGAGGCCAGGAAGAAGGTCCAGACGAGGAACATGTTCTTCATGCTCATCGTCATGGGGCTGATAGTCTACGCTTACTACACCGGCCAGCTCCTCTTCGGGATAATCGCGGCGGCGCTGATATTCCTTTCAATGAGGTATCTCATACCAAAAGAGGATGTGTTCATCCCGAAGCTTCTCGTGGATAACAGCGGGAAAAAGACTGCTCCGTTCGTTGATGCAACAGGTGCGCATGCCGGAGCGCTGCTCGGTGATGTCCGGCACGATCCGTTCCAGTCGGGCGGCCTGGAGACCCCGAGCCATGAGAGGGTCGAGTGCGGCGCGATCCACAGGGCGCACAAGGGTGTGCTGTTCATAGATGAGATCAATACTCTCAGGCTTGAGTCGCAGCAGAGCCTCCTTACAGCCCTCCAGGAGGGCGCGTACCCGATAACAGGGCAGAGCGAGAGGTCCTCAGGAGCGCTCGTGCGGACGGAACCGGTGCCCTGCAGCTTCATAATGGTCGTCGCGGGGAACCTGGATGCGGTGCAGGGAATGCACCCGGCGCTCAGATCACGCATCAAGGGCTACGGCTACGAGGTCTACATGAGGGACACCATGGAGGACACCGTGGAGAACAGGGACAAGCTGATCAGGTTCGTGGCCCAGGAGGTCGTGCGTGACGGCAAGATCCCGCACTTCACGAGGGATGCTGTTGCTGAGATAATCAGAGAGGCCAAGAGGCGCTCCGGCAGAAAGGGGCATCTGACACTGATGCTCAGGGATCTCGGCGGGCTGATAAGGGTCGCCGGCGACATCGCGAGATCCGAGGGCGCGCCACTGACAGAGGCCAGGCATGTCATAGAGGCGAAGAGGATGGCGAGATCGCTGGAGCAGCAGATGGCTGACAGATATCTGGAGAGGAGAAAGGAGTACAGCATGTACAAGAGCTCCGGCGATGAGATCGGCAGGGTTAACGGGCTCGCTGTCATCGGCGACTCTGGCATCGTCCTGCCCATAATGGCCGAGGTAACCCCTGCCCAGTCCAAGGAGGAGGGGCGGGTGATCGCAACCGGCAGGCTCCAGGAGATAGCGAAGGAGGCTGTTACAAACGTCTCCGCTCTGATCAAGAAGCTCCAGGGAGAGGACATAACAACAAAGGACGTCCACATCCAGTTCATCGGCACATACGAGGGCGTTGAGGGCGACAGCGCGTCGATATCGATAGCCACAGCGGTCGTCTCCGCTCTTGAGGGAATACCCGTGAAGCAGAGCGTCGCTATGACCGGCTCCCTCTCGGTCAGAGGAGATGTCCTTCCCGTCGGAGGGGTAACACAGAAGATAGAGGCTGCTGCCCAGGCAGGGATAAAGACGGTGCTGATACCCAGGTCCAACATGGGAGATGTGCTGGTGGATGAATCGATAAGAGATAAGATAGAGATTATACCTGTGTCCAATATCAGCGAGGTCTTCGAGTACAGCCTGGCCGGGCAGAGATCCAAGCTCCTCGAGAAGCTCAGGAGATTCGCAACAGAGAAGAAGATAGGGATCTCAATACCCGATGGCATTCCAAGTCCAGCGATGAGCATACTCTAGTGATCTGCATGGAGTTCTTCGATACCAGGATCGTCAGGGGCCGGAGGATAAGCATAGTCGTCGACAACTCGAAGGTCGAGGAGATCTCGGAGAGCATATTCCAGGGTGTGGCGGTCAGAGCCCTCGTTGACGGTGCATGGGGTTTTGTGAGGAGCGACAGCGTCGAAGACCTGGAGAAGAGCATCGAGAGGGCCCGGAGGATCGCCAGATCGGTCGATGGCCGGGAGATACTGCGCCTGGCTGAGAGCGAGAGGGGTGTGAGCTGCAGGGTGCCGGTGAAAAAGGATCCATCATCGGTCTCACTGGAGGAGAAGGTCGATCTCGTCAGGGAGATAGAGAGGGCTGCGCGTCTCCCAGGGATCTCCAGCACTCGCGTCTTCTACACAGATATTCTCACCGAGACAGAGTACAGCAGCTCAGATGGGGTATCACTGAGAAGCTCCGTGACCAGGACAGGCTTCGGGATAAGTGCCGTCGCAACAAGGGCCGG of the Methanothrix sp. genome contains:
- the trmY gene encoding tRNA (pseudouridine(54)-N(1))-methyltransferase TrmY encodes the protein MRDFVIVGHIAKTTPDFSLEDLPGTSGRIDVLCRCINSAFMLSHGIRRDVRCHLLLMGGPEPKILRFDGDRLRHLNPDERSTAALIKRALSIDVGPSWRESTPGIFIRKGDLRSLLESLMEEGQRLYYLKEDGAPLSESVSDGAFILGDHTGMTEDEERLLESMGVETVSIGPLSLHADHCIVIVNWMCDNAARSR
- a CDS encoding thermonuclease family protein, translated to MRQLQPAAVLVVVILMGCVTSAPDEFRGTVIKVVDGDTFDVDGLGRVRLADVDCPEMDTEAGRAAANYTISWLFGRTVWLDIDDLRGRDDYGRWICVVYLDDNGSPNQEMNFNRMIVDSGHAVVRDFKDNEFNPAEWWNLSSIQPVGGCAYVGSVKSSKYHYPDCEWARKISPSNLICFSSPSEARSKGYTPCRVCKPP
- a CDS encoding PUA domain-containing protein; the encoded protein is MDGATKPKRVVVSDDAVPFVARGGRVFSKLVLRADPDVSPGDEVLVLDRNDRVITVAKAY
- a CDS encoding lamin tail domain-containing protein; translation: MVWITKTCLGLAILLVLMASPAYGDGNVSSSEKAPIRISNVSFVAPSPERANLNDEWVEIENIGRIDVDLTGWSISDEQEHTYVFPDGFMLRSGARVKVHTGAGNDTQEDLYWGRSVPVWNNDGDKATLRDGSGSIIDSKP
- a CDS encoding DUF169 domain-containing protein, producing MDYAEMSDTLKSTLGLDSEPVGVVLFKSEEDIPKDLKEIDKPMPYCGMVQRARRGEVLFARLDKHDCKGGASGIGLVECPENISSGKLYFSKLNKSATQTVGQRIASSMPRLPAGSTVATLVAPLSKLKTDPDVVILVGNALQARRIVQAVMYRRGGRMNLDTAGIQSFCVDATASPILKGDVNVSLGCDGSAKKTGLADNDVVVGIPFEMLEDICRVLKERHEGWDRFMRS
- a CDS encoding 2,5-diamino-6-(ribosylamino)-4(3H)-pyrimidinone 5'-phosphate reductase, with product MRPYVFINSAMSADGKISSFLRRQVRISGSDDLLRVDRLRAESDAVMVGVGTVIADNPKLRVKSEALRAWRLERGMPENPLRIVADSRARTPPDAAVLGPGCIIAVSSSAPPERIKGLSKRCEIAVCGEDSVDLRRLMDMLYERGVRRLMVEGGGTLNWSLIEQDLVDEICVFLGPMVIGGRDAPTLVDGIGFAENFQKLELESSERIDDGLLIKWRVVRSA
- a CDS encoding amidohydrolase family protein, which translates into the protein MHMIDEDVNKLKATSACGTSGLKRSTSASGYAAGLPDELMLSGTVIAGEEMLALDGYVVIEKGIIKEIGEGKERGDFEGIICPAFVNAHTHVADSIAKDPPFMSLADLVGPGGLKHRILESASDDRLVESMRFSAEEMINTGTCAFGDFREGGPHGVELLLRALEGLSIQSRIFGRPLKDPGDVHPACWGVGLSSTRDYDRGFVDEVVRIARKKGMRIAIHAGEAGRDDIEGALALEPDIMIHLSRAERSDLRDVAESGASVVVCPRSNLFTRSGLPDIAEMLSLGINVCVGTDNLMISSTCIFREMELLSKALVRDDRQVFMMCTINGARALGMDERLGSIDPCKEARLIVFDRNSRNLRGSLNPLASIVRRAEPSDIMLRI
- a CDS encoding universal stress protein, with product MIEKIMIATDGSETSERAARFGVELARNLGARVIAVYVADTGRLSHLPDEMILVGIRDMLLKEGEDATSYVESIASNAGVQCEKRVVEGKPTDEILKLSRDLNVDLLVMGSVGRSGLDRFLLGSVAEKVVQHSRVPVLTVPGERKEG
- a CDS encoding CBS domain-containing protein, which codes for MEILVRDAMVRDVAYVSLPGTRDKVLRVLNERHVSGVPVVKNCTVVGMVTRTDLLRNPEEDQIAMLMTRNPYVVRPEDRLVDAAKLFVEKHVRRLPVVEDGRLVGIISVADIVRVIATLSIDETIDRYFERNVVAVWSEMPLPVVGAIMEYAGVQACPVIDTDLQLVGIVTDRDLIAKSVVEESLERADADTAPEMDEWSWESQKEAISRYYQVSKIKLKNVKVREAMVQPIIALRSSRVSECARIMSQKRIDQMPVVNAHRKLIGMLNDHNLLVPFISAYGK
- a CDS encoding DNA topoisomerase IV subunit A, coding for MHDPESRLLGIARSLYDQFREGTVPHLVLPTRTKKNIEYSTEDDVWVYGDQESVRSVKTIRGARTLLKTVHLIDLLVKEHLRGNRASTLREIYYISENWDLAKFAEQAESDRLIEDLEIITGLQREDFHVRPEEDGAAVFGPLRIRERTRRGEREIHCQEDIGEAGYQIPFNVDFVEFLEHDARMVIAVETGGMYARLIENGFDEEFDAILVHLKGQPARSTRRFIKRLNTELKLPVAVFTDGDPWSYRIYASVAYGAIKSAHLSEHLATPDAKFLGVQPTDIVEYNLSTDRLTDRDLHALRAELTDPRFGSDYWQRQIQLQIDLKKKAEQQAFAGKGLDFVTKRYLPERLSELGMA